Proteins found in one Prochlorococcus marinus XMU1405 genomic segment:
- the hemJ gene encoding protoporphyrinogen oxidase HemJ — protein MAAEAYLWFKSLHIMGVIVWFAGLFYLVRLFIYHEESKNMDNELKIAFNKQYTLMEKRLANIITTPGMILALSMAICMVIMQPSWLSEKWLQIKISFVLALVIYHSYCYKIMNSLQNGTSTVSAKNLRLLNELPTLLLFIIVLLVIFKNNFPTSVATWSVVGLIIFMLASIQLYAKIRKQNENSLSNE, from the coding sequence TTGGCAGCTGAAGCATATCTCTGGTTTAAATCACTTCACATTATGGGTGTAATCGTTTGGTTCGCGGGACTTTTTTATTTAGTAAGACTTTTTATATATCATGAAGAATCTAAAAATATGGATAATGAATTAAAAATTGCCTTTAATAAACAATACACCTTGATGGAAAAAAGGCTGGCGAATATAATCACAACACCTGGGATGATATTAGCTTTAAGTATGGCTATATGCATGGTTATAATGCAACCAAGTTGGTTAAGTGAGAAGTGGTTGCAAATTAAAATTTCTTTTGTTTTAGCATTAGTAATTTATCATTCTTATTGTTATAAAATAATGAATTCATTACAAAATGGTACTTCAACCGTTTCAGCAAAAAACCTTAGATTATTAAATGAATTGCCTACTTTATTATTATTTATAATTGTACTTTTAGTTATTTTTAAAAATAATTTTCCAACTAGTGTTGCTACATGGAGCGTAGTTGGACTAATTATTTTCATGTTGGCTTCTATACAATTATATGCAAAGATTAGAAAGCAAAATGAGAATTCATTAAGTAATGAATAG
- the uvrC gene encoding excinuclease ABC subunit UvrC — MSNSSIDTIDNKYNFKIEYKLINNKELLKSRLSEIPNSSGCYLFKDIDNNLLYIGKSKKLRSRVSSYFNNFSDLTPRISLMVRQITEIEIIVTDSEYEALNLESNLIKTNKPYFNILLKDDKKYPYLCITWSEKYPRIFITRRRRNRNNLDRYYGPYVDVGLLRRTLFTIKKIFPLRQRPRPVYKDRTCLNYSIGRCPGVCQEVISSDDYKKIMKQVSMIFQGRNDDLEIFLQKRMLQFSNDLDYENAAKIRDQISGLKLLTESQKISIPDSSINRDIFGIVSEKNVASIQIFQMRSGKLIGRIGYSQKLNNEDENLILQKILEEHYMNVEAVEIPSEILIQYNLPKQVTIEDWLTELRNKKVKILIPKRNKKHETVEMVLKNAKLELDRILNGIQDNESSIEDLAQILELSEQPKRIEGYDISHIQGSDPVASQVVFIDGIPSKQHYRKYKIKDPNVFVGHSDDFASIYEVIHRRFKKWSRFKKNGGDFSILNDKTNSKLDNELLSDWPDLIMIDGGKGQLNAAIKALKELNLEEEVTICSLAKKNEEIFIPGFTKSLDTDENQKGVLLLRRVRDEAHRFALSFHRDKRSKRMNRSQLSQISGLGPSRIRELLEHFKSIDAIRIASKEDLSKVKGLGKNSVNDIYEYFNEL; from the coding sequence ATGAGTAATTCCTCTATAGACACAATAGATAACAAATATAATTTTAAAATTGAATATAAATTAATTAATAATAAAGAGTTACTAAAATCAAGATTATCCGAAATTCCAAATTCATCTGGTTGCTATCTTTTTAAAGATATAGATAATAATTTACTTTATATTGGTAAATCAAAAAAACTACGTAGTAGAGTAAGTAGTTATTTTAATAATTTTTCAGATTTAACACCAAGAATAAGTTTGATGGTTCGTCAAATAACCGAAATAGAAATTATAGTCACAGATAGCGAATATGAAGCACTAAATTTAGAGTCGAATTTAATAAAAACAAACAAACCATACTTTAATATTCTTTTAAAGGATGATAAGAAATATCCATATCTTTGCATAACCTGGAGTGAAAAATATCCTCGAATATTTATTACAAGAAGAAGAAGAAATAGAAATAATTTAGATAGATATTATGGACCTTACGTAGATGTCGGATTATTAAGGAGAACATTATTTACGATAAAAAAAATATTTCCACTTAGACAAAGGCCAAGGCCAGTCTATAAAGATAGAACTTGTTTGAATTATTCAATAGGAAGATGTCCGGGTGTTTGCCAAGAAGTAATATCATCTGACGATTATAAAAAAATAATGAAACAAGTATCTATGATATTTCAGGGAAGGAATGATGACTTAGAAATATTTTTACAAAAAAGAATGCTGCAATTTTCAAATGATTTAGATTATGAGAATGCAGCAAAAATAAGGGACCAAATTTCAGGTTTAAAATTATTAACTGAATCACAAAAAATATCAATTCCAGATTCATCAATTAATAGAGATATCTTTGGAATAGTTTCAGAAAAAAATGTAGCTAGTATACAAATTTTCCAAATGAGATCTGGTAAGCTCATTGGAAGAATTGGCTATAGTCAAAAATTAAATAATGAAGATGAAAATCTTATTTTACAAAAGATATTAGAAGAGCATTATATGAATGTTGAAGCCGTAGAAATACCATCAGAAATTCTTATTCAATATAACCTTCCAAAACAAGTAACCATAGAGGATTGGTTAACGGAGCTAAGAAATAAGAAAGTAAAAATCTTAATCCCAAAAAGAAATAAAAAACATGAAACTGTAGAAATGGTTTTAAAAAATGCGAAATTGGAATTAGATAGAATATTAAATGGGATACAAGATAATGAATCATCAATTGAGGATCTTGCCCAAATACTTGAATTAAGCGAACAACCCAAAAGAATTGAAGGTTATGATATTAGCCATATACAAGGTAGTGACCCTGTAGCATCACAAGTCGTTTTTATTGATGGGATTCCTTCTAAACAGCATTATAGGAAATATAAAATTAAAGATCCAAACGTTTTTGTAGGACATAGTGATGATTTTGCTTCGATATATGAAGTAATACATAGAAGGTTTAAAAAATGGTCAAGATTTAAAAAAAACGGAGGGGATTTTTCAATATTAAATGATAAAACGAATAGTAAATTAGACAATGAACTTCTATCAGATTGGCCTGATTTAATAATGATTGATGGAGGTAAAGGACAGTTAAATGCAGCTATTAAAGCATTAAAAGAATTAAATCTTGAGGAAGAAGTAACTATATGTTCATTAGCAAAAAAAAATGAAGAAATATTTATTCCAGGCTTTACTAAGTCTCTTGATACTGATGAAAATCAAAAAGGAGTTCTTCTATTAAGAAGGGTAAGAGATGAAGCACATAGATTTGCATTATCTTTTCATAGAGACAAAAGATCAAAGAGAATGAATAGATCTCAATTGTCCCAAATAAGTGGATTAGGACCATCAAGAATAAGAGAATTGCTTGAGCATTTTAAATCAATAGACGCGATAAGAATAGCTAGTAAAGAGGATTTATCAAAAGTTAAAGGACTTGGAAAAAATTCAGTAAATGATATATATGAATATTTTAACGAGTTATAA
- the cobN gene encoding cobaltochelatase subunit CobN, which translates to MHRILNIAGNEKNKDDLIEQPAADFIFITSVKADLNLISNLLLEKEFASLKNNIRALEISNLNSSAQIDNYLLKTINYAKVVVLRIFGDKGTWNYGIEQLLNWQAVNKKRKLVILSGTIEQEISLCEIGSIDKNIALNISRLLRSGGLDNYRKFLNCLNYLVLDEKLIPDDFLNITFYADPYLYDWKNEKGEKIGIISYKSLFLANEIEVNDKLNLQLRKCGLSPKTFFISTLKDHIIQKKLIDIFKKEDIKLIITTTSFSSSQIKNNDLIENSTNIFTSLKIPILQLLSSNRSRKKWLNSSIGMNSSDLLMQIIIPEFDGRITTCPSAFKEIISKKNTLYSEITSYKADQLGIQWISKFATNYVKLQKLNNFDKRICLVISNYPVKNGRIGNGVGLNTPSSIINILNWLKEEGYDLGSCNYPQDSSELMSMLIKTRTNDIESQNNKPLDYLPLSEYLKYWNYLELDPKNIIVSRWGKPSDAIDLDNKGFSINGIRFGKITLLIQPQRGYDAFTDRDIHSPDLPPPHRYLAQYFWIEKVFNANAMCHIGKHGTVEWLPGKSIGLSNKCFPNIICPAIPNIYPFIVNDPGEGSQAKRRTAATIIDHLTPPLDRSELFGKYSILENYLDEYFEAKLLNSNRIEIIEKSIFELIKKDFSEITLKNKNNQIEEIDSFLCKIKESQIRTGLHIFGNRQNDINEINLFLCIARVPNANRIGVIQYIAKHLKLDLNPWTNQYDQMLSEKDKKILLTFSNKNILNFRMAIDFLEQQAKYLIYLFFYKKNTNIKNLEKFKNQKIIDYFFNEKEHNKYFLLLKKEILYPIINSSYNEKLSFINSLNGQYVKSGPSGAPTRGKTETLPTGKNFFSVDSRGLPTESAWSVGCQSASQIIDLYKQDNGEDLKKIAISVWATSTMRNGGEDICQILYLLGVQPIWDGPSRRVVDLEIIPLSVLERPRVDVTLRISGMFRDAFPQLVKLTSKAINLVSNLNEDDKFNPLADALRDGDSINRIFGSAPGSYGAGLQELISNSNWENIDDFGESFLNWSKWIYSDNLEPIEDKKSLENALKNVQLVVHNQDNKEHDILDSDDYYQFQGGLSSAVKKLSGKLPEMYHGDLSKFGLSKISKLQDEINKVVISRILNPKWINGMMDNGYKGAFEFSATLDYLYAFDASTEVVSDWCYEEVYKSWLCDLDLRNFFLENNPWALRDIAQRFLEIANRKMWNNCSSDVIENLKNIIINTDSIIEKNEF; encoded by the coding sequence ATGCACAGGATATTAAATATAGCAGGAAATGAAAAGAATAAGGATGATTTAATTGAGCAACCAGCTGCAGATTTTATTTTTATAACAAGTGTCAAGGCTGATTTAAATCTTATATCAAACTTATTGCTAGAAAAAGAATTTGCTTCATTAAAAAATAATATAAGAGCTTTAGAAATTTCTAATTTAAATTCCTCAGCCCAAATAGATAATTATTTATTAAAAACAATAAATTATGCAAAAGTTGTCGTACTTAGAATATTTGGAGATAAAGGTACATGGAACTATGGAATTGAACAACTTTTAAATTGGCAAGCAGTTAATAAAAAAAGGAAGTTAGTAATCCTATCAGGTACCATTGAACAGGAAATTTCCTTATGTGAAATAGGTAGTATAGATAAAAATATTGCATTAAATATTTCTAGATTACTAAGATCTGGAGGACTGGATAATTATAGAAAGTTTCTTAATTGTTTAAATTATTTAGTTTTAGATGAAAAATTAATTCCTGATGATTTTCTCAATATTACTTTTTATGCAGATCCCTATTTATATGATTGGAAAAATGAAAAAGGCGAAAAGATAGGAATAATATCCTATAAATCACTTTTTTTGGCTAATGAAATTGAAGTAAACGATAAACTTAATTTACAATTAAGAAAATGCGGATTATCTCCTAAAACATTTTTTATTTCAACACTAAAAGATCATATTATTCAGAAGAAATTAATAGACATTTTTAAAAAAGAAGATATTAAACTAATAATTACCACAACTTCATTTTCTTCATCTCAAATCAAAAATAACGATTTAATTGAAAATTCAACAAATATTTTTACTTCTCTTAAAATTCCAATTTTACAACTTCTTTCTTCTAATAGATCAAGAAAAAAGTGGTTAAATTCTTCTATTGGAATGAATTCATCTGATTTATTAATGCAAATAATTATTCCCGAATTTGATGGAAGAATTACTACCTGTCCTTCAGCATTTAAAGAAATAATTTCTAAGAAAAATACACTATATAGTGAAATAACCAGTTACAAAGCCGATCAATTAGGTATTCAATGGATTTCAAAATTTGCAACAAATTATGTGAAACTTCAGAAACTTAATAATTTTGATAAAAGAATTTGTTTAGTAATAAGTAATTATCCAGTAAAGAACGGAAGAATCGGTAATGGAGTTGGTCTAAATACACCATCTTCAATAATAAATATTCTTAATTGGTTAAAAGAAGAAGGTTATGACCTTGGATCTTGTAATTATCCTCAAGATTCTTCGGAATTAATGTCAATGCTTATAAAAACTAGAACTAATGATATTGAATCTCAAAATAATAAACCATTAGATTACTTACCACTTAGTGAATATTTAAAATATTGGAATTATTTAGAACTTGATCCCAAAAATATTATTGTTAGTCGTTGGGGTAAACCATCTGATGCGATTGATCTAGATAATAAAGGCTTCTCAATAAATGGTATTAGATTTGGAAAAATAACATTATTGATTCAACCTCAACGAGGTTATGACGCTTTCACTGATAGAGATATTCATTCTCCTGATCTTCCACCTCCCCATAGATATTTAGCACAATATTTTTGGATTGAAAAAGTTTTTAATGCAAATGCTATGTGCCATATTGGTAAGCATGGGACTGTTGAATGGTTACCTGGTAAATCTATTGGTCTCAGCAATAAATGTTTTCCAAATATTATTTGTCCAGCAATACCAAACATTTATCCCTTTATCGTAAATGATCCTGGAGAAGGATCCCAAGCTAAAAGAAGAACTGCTGCAACAATTATTGATCATTTAACCCCTCCTTTGGATAGGTCAGAATTATTTGGAAAATATTCAATATTAGAAAATTATTTAGACGAATATTTTGAAGCAAAATTATTAAATTCTAATCGGATTGAAATAATAGAAAAATCCATTTTTGAATTAATCAAAAAAGATTTTAGCGAAATTACTTTAAAGAATAAAAATAATCAAATAGAAGAAATTGATTCCTTTCTTTGCAAAATTAAAGAATCTCAAATTAGGACAGGTTTGCATATTTTTGGCAATAGGCAGAATGACATTAATGAAATAAATTTATTCTTGTGTATTGCTAGAGTACCAAATGCCAATCGAATTGGTGTTATTCAATATATAGCAAAACATTTAAAACTAGATTTGAATCCTTGGACAAATCAATATGATCAAATGTTAAGTGAAAAGGATAAAAAAATATTATTGACTTTTTCCAACAAAAACATTTTAAACTTTAGAATGGCTATTGATTTTTTGGAACAACAAGCAAAGTATTTAATATATTTGTTTTTTTACAAAAAGAATACCAATATCAAAAATCTAGAAAAATTTAAAAATCAAAAAATAATAGACTATTTCTTTAATGAAAAAGAACATAATAAGTATTTTTTATTATTAAAAAAAGAGATTCTATATCCAATCATTAATTCTTCATATAATGAGAAATTATCATTTATTAATTCATTAAATGGACAATATGTAAAAAGTGGTCCATCTGGAGCCCCTACGAGAGGTAAAACTGAAACTTTACCCACTGGTAAAAATTTCTTTTCAGTTGATTCGAGAGGACTGCCAACTGAATCAGCATGGAGTGTTGGTTGTCAGTCCGCTTCTCAAATAATTGATTTATACAAACAAGATAATGGAGAAGATTTAAAAAAAATAGCAATATCTGTATGGGCAACATCCACAATGAGAAATGGTGGTGAAGACATTTGTCAAATACTATATTTATTAGGAGTACAGCCTATTTGGGATGGGCCTTCAAGAAGAGTAGTTGATCTAGAAATCATTCCTTTATCTGTTCTCGAAAGACCAAGGGTTGATGTTACTTTAAGGATTTCGGGAATGTTTAGAGATGCATTTCCACAGTTAGTTAAATTAACTTCTAAAGCAATAAATCTTGTTTCTAATCTTAATGAGGATGATAAATTTAACCCTCTTGCTGATGCATTAAGGGATGGTGATTCAATTAATCGTATATTTGGGTCAGCGCCAGGTTCATATGGAGCTGGTCTGCAAGAACTAATTTCAAATTCTAATTGGGAAAATATTGATGATTTTGGAGAATCTTTTCTTAATTGGAGTAAGTGGATTTACAGTGATAATCTTGAACCTATAGAGGATAAAAAATCATTAGAAAATGCTCTTAAAAATGTGCAGTTAGTTGTTCATAACCAAGATAATAAGGAACATGATATTTTAGATTCTGATGATTATTATCAGTTTCAGGGAGGATTATCTTCAGCAGTAAAAAAATTGAGCGGTAAATTACCTGAAATGTATCATGGTGATTTATCAAAATTTGGATTATCTAAAATTTCAAAATTACAAGATGAAATTAATAAAGTTGTTATATCAAGAATACTTAACCCTAAATGGATAAATGGAATGATGGATAATGGTTATAAAGGAGCGTTTGAATTTTCAGCTACACTAGATTACTTATATGCTTTTGATGCTTCAACTGAAGTAGTCTCAGATTGGTGTTATGAGGAAGTTTATAAATCATGGTTATGCGATCTGGATCTTAGGAATTTCTTTCTAGAGAATAATCCATGGGCTTTAAGAGATATTGCACAAAGATTTCTTGAAATTGCCAATAGAAAAATGTGGAATAATTGTTCATCAGATGTCATTGAAAATTTAAAGAACATAATTATTAATACTGATTCAATAATTGAAAAAAACGAATTCTGA
- a CDS encoding flavin reductase family protein has translation MTLNLEAKKILLRKIPHGLFICGVRDEDKNEVNGFTASWVTQGSFTPPLVVMAVRAEGSSHEIIKSTNKFSLNVLKSDQKDLAAVFFKPQKALGGRFESVEFNLGELGLPILVDSVGGVECNVVGSVIHGDHTVFVGEVQSAYLNNDVDSLNLSSTGWNYGG, from the coding sequence ATGACATTAAATCTAGAAGCAAAAAAAATCTTATTAAGAAAAATACCTCACGGATTATTCATTTGTGGAGTTAGAGACGAAGATAAAAATGAAGTGAATGGATTTACTGCTAGTTGGGTGACTCAAGGTTCCTTCACTCCTCCATTAGTCGTAATGGCTGTTAGAGCAGAAGGTTCTAGTCATGAAATAATAAAGTCCACCAATAAGTTCTCATTAAATGTCCTCAAAAGTGATCAAAAGGATCTAGCAGCTGTTTTCTTTAAACCCCAAAAAGCATTAGGAGGCAGATTTGAATCAGTTGAATTTAATTTAGGTGAACTTGGATTGCCTATTTTAGTTGATAGTGTTGGTGGAGTTGAATGTAATGTTGTTGGAAGTGTTATTCATGGAGACCATACAGTTTTTGTAGGAGAAGTTCAATCTGCTTATTTGAATAATGATGTTGATTCTCTAAATTTATCTTCAACTGGCTGGAATTATGGAGGTTAA
- a CDS encoding branched-chain amino acid transaminase, with product MHEFLPYAWFEGKCIPFKEAKISIATHALHYGTAAFGGMRAIPNPINKEELLLFRTDKHIKRLSQSAKLLLTEISEEYIFKALEEVIKRNKPEKPIYIRPFVYTSDLGIAPRLHNIETDFFIYCIELGDYLSPDGVSCRMSSWTRQEDRSLPLRGKISGAYITSSLAKTEASLSGFDEALLLNSSGKVSEASGMNLFIVRNGDLITPGVDQDILEGITRASVIELAKSFGINVIERPVDKTELLIADEVFLTGTAAKITPVKKIESTELNVERPIMNKLKSKLIEITEGRSQDYDNWVTRISLK from the coding sequence ATGCATGAATTTCTTCCATACGCCTGGTTCGAAGGTAAATGTATTCCATTTAAAGAAGCAAAAATATCAATAGCTACTCATGCACTACATTATGGTACTGCTGCATTTGGAGGAATGCGAGCGATACCTAACCCAATAAACAAAGAAGAATTACTTTTGTTTAGAACTGATAAACATATAAAAAGATTATCTCAAAGTGCAAAATTACTCTTAACTGAAATTTCTGAAGAATATATTTTTAAAGCCTTAGAAGAAGTTATAAAAAGAAACAAGCCAGAAAAACCTATTTATATAAGACCATTTGTATATACAAGCGATTTAGGTATAGCGCCAAGGTTACACAATATTGAAACAGATTTCTTTATTTATTGTATTGAACTAGGAGATTATCTATCCCCAGATGGTGTTTCTTGTAGAATGAGTAGTTGGACAAGACAAGAAGATAGATCTCTCCCCTTAAGAGGAAAAATAAGTGGAGCATATATTACTAGTTCATTAGCCAAAACAGAAGCTAGTTTATCGGGTTTTGATGAAGCCCTGCTATTAAATTCAAGTGGTAAGGTAAGCGAAGCTAGTGGTATGAATTTATTTATTGTAAGGAATGGAGACTTAATCACTCCTGGTGTTGATCAAGATATCCTTGAGGGGATTACTAGAGCTAGTGTAATTGAATTAGCAAAATCATTTGGAATAAATGTAATTGAGAGGCCTGTTGATAAAACAGAATTATTAATAGCAGATGAAGTTTTTCTAACTGGCACAGCAGCAAAAATTACACCAGTTAAAAAAATTGAATCAACTGAATTAAATGTTGAAAGACCAATAATGAATAAATTAAAAAGTAAGCTTATAGAAATAACAGAAGGTCGTTCTCAAGACTATGATAATTGGGTAACAAGAATTTCACTGAAATAA
- a CDS encoding PHP domain-containing protein gives MNREDLIKLTSNINKNSCPKNINFHCHTKFSDGSLEPYELLEQAYKNNLKFLSITDHHTIKAHEYIKKNNILKNYPKDSFTLISGIEINCLILGCLVHVIGLGIDIKSKYLNPYILGESPIGNDLNIKSVIKAINLAGGLSFLAHPARYRIPFYKLIPEAKIQGIDGIEVWYDYELNELWNPSLFVCSEIDKLANKYSMLKTCGTDSHGLSLLGR, from the coding sequence ATGAATAGGGAAGACTTAATAAAATTAACTTCCAATATTAATAAAAATAGTTGTCCTAAAAATATTAATTTTCACTGTCATACAAAATTTAGTGATGGAAGTCTAGAACCATATGAACTTTTAGAACAAGCTTATAAAAATAACTTGAAATTTTTATCAATAACCGATCATCATACAATTAAAGCTCATGAATATATAAAAAAAAATAATATACTCAAAAATTATCCTAAAGATTCTTTTACATTAATTTCGGGAATAGAAATTAATTGTTTGATTCTAGGATGTTTAGTACATGTAATTGGCTTGGGAATAGATATAAAAAGTAAATACCTAAATCCCTACATCCTTGGGGAGTCTCCAATAGGTAATGATTTAAATATTAAATCTGTTATTAAAGCAATAAATTTAGCTGGTGGTTTATCATTTCTTGCACATCCAGCCAGATACAGGATTCCCTTTTATAAATTAATTCCAGAGGCCAAAATACAAGGTATTGATGGAATAGAGGTTTGGTACGATTATGAACTTAATGAACTATGGAATCCTAGTTTATTTGTATGTTCAGAAATAGATAAATTAGCAAATAAATATTCAATGCTAAAAACATGCGGAACAGATAGTCATGGACTTTCGCTATTAGGTAGATAA
- a CDS encoding D-alanyl-D-alanine carboxypeptidase, translating to MIKKIYSFFLIVLVLVTCPFLIRYLLANQKITILNSIYFNFPGIITKNKICPTYDALLNQTLDESFSVSIINNKGEIISSYNEDVPRLPASNQKLFSSAYVLTKYKLNNNLKTFLFKNKNDYYLQGQGDPDLNYEHIIELISNVKENKIINFNIVEIDSKLYWPSGWTNTDKLYEYGSPITSLAIESNHNKYDDIYALKNFIKNYLKNKFPNSKIYINFIDSEKIFYLKNIKEINKIYSTPILSLLTLTNSESHNFTAESLFKNASNTWNDNDYIKLKRWLENKGLPTTNAYFADASGLSRKNKITTRLVVLFLDKMRYFNDFKAYQSTLSITGVRGTLAKRFVNSELSGKFFGKTGTLSNVFALSGFLYKNEKPIIISIIQNSNKIDKEKAFKLLSDLYYLKSC from the coding sequence GTGATAAAAAAAATTTATTCATTTTTCTTAATTGTTCTTGTATTAGTAACATGTCCTTTCTTAATAAGATATTTACTAGCAAATCAGAAGATAACTATTTTAAATAGTATTTATTTTAATTTCCCGGGAATAATTACTAAAAACAAAATATGTCCTACTTATGATGCTTTATTGAATCAAACGCTTGATGAGTCTTTTAGTGTATCAATTATTAATAATAAAGGTGAAATAATTAGTTCCTACAATGAAGATGTTCCAAGGTTGCCGGCATCTAATCAAAAATTATTCTCATCAGCTTATGTTTTAACTAAATATAAATTAAATAATAATTTAAAAACTTTCTTATTTAAAAATAAAAACGATTATTATTTACAAGGTCAAGGTGATCCAGATCTTAATTATGAACATATAATCGAACTAATTTCAAATGTTAAAGAAAATAAAATTATTAACTTTAATATTGTAGAAATTGATTCAAAATTATATTGGCCTAGTGGTTGGACAAATACTGATAAACTTTACGAATATGGATCTCCAATTACATCTCTTGCAATAGAAAGTAATCACAATAAATATGATGATATTTATGCATTAAAAAATTTTATTAAAAATTATTTAAAAAACAAATTTCCAAATTCAAAAATATATATAAATTTTATTGATTCAGAAAAAATTTTTTATTTAAAAAATATTAAAGAGATAAATAAAATATACTCAACTCCAATTCTTTCATTATTAACTCTAACAAATTCTGAAAGCCATAATTTTACAGCTGAATCTCTCTTTAAAAATGCCTCAAATACATGGAACGATAATGACTATATAAAATTGAAAAGATGGCTTGAAAATAAAGGCCTCCCAACAACTAATGCATACTTTGCAGATGCTAGTGGATTGTCTCGAAAAAATAAAATTACAACAAGGTTAGTTGTATTGTTTTTAGATAAAATGAGATATTTTAATGATTTTAAAGCTTATCAATCTACACTTTCAATTACTGGAGTAAGAGGAACATTAGCTAAAAGATTTGTAAATAGTGAATTGTCTGGAAAGTTTTTTGGCAAAACTGGGACTCTTTCAAATGTCTTTGCATTATCTGGCTTTTTATATAAAAATGAAAAGCCAATAATTATAAGCATTATCCAAAATTCAAATAAAATTGATAAAGAAAAAGCTTTTAAATTATTAAGTGATCTTTATTACTTGAAATCTTGTTAA
- the coaD gene encoding pantetheine-phosphate adenylyltransferase translates to MKILYPGTFDPLTNGHIDLIERAEKIFGNLVVAVLENTSKTPTFNLERRIIQIKNSLSHLPNIEVISYSGLTVDCANDLKATLILRGLRAMSDFEYELQIAHTNKSLNNDIETIFLSTNTNYSFLSSSLVKEVAKFGGEINHMVPPSVERDLKEYFK, encoded by the coding sequence ATGAAAATTCTTTATCCTGGTACATTTGATCCTTTAACAAACGGGCATATTGATTTAATAGAAAGAGCTGAAAAAATATTTGGCAATCTAGTAGTTGCTGTTTTAGAAAATACTTCTAAAACACCAACATTTAATCTTGAAAGAAGAATAATACAAATAAAAAATTCTCTTTCTCATTTACCTAATATTGAAGTTATTTCTTATTCCGGTCTAACTGTTGATTGTGCAAATGATCTAAAAGCTACTCTTATTCTTAGAGGCTTAAGAGCAATGAGTGATTTTGAGTATGAACTTCAGATTGCCCATACAAATAAATCTCTTAATAATGATATTGAAACTATATTTCTATCGACAAATACAAATTATAGTTTTCTCAGTAGTTCTTTAGTAAAAGAAGTTGCAAAATTTGGTGGTGAAATTAATCACATGGTACCCCCCTCTGTTGAGAGGGATTTAAAAGAATATTTTAAATAA